A window from Drosophila subobscura isolate 14011-0131.10 chromosome O, UCBerk_Dsub_1.0, whole genome shotgun sequence encodes these proteins:
- the LOC117896902 gene encoding uridine phosphorylase 1, with protein sequence MAGNCNTSAGAGPCELNRDVCQLKELVRSQGKQLGRLVRHMKMGCKKPPRESTLKGLNPCLRCLQPDVLYHLGMDTGTMNFPKIFGDVRFVCMGGTPERMERFAHMIMKELGLKLHPATKLRNMAEDGHRFALYKVGPVLCASHGMGCPSISILLHELLKMMHHAKCQDPVFIRIGTCGGIGIEPGTVAITSEALDGMLHPYHETIVQGKVVQHCSKLDQCLTQELLSLANPCEDEFDTVVGKTVCTNDFYEGQTRLDGAFCDYTNPSKNAYLQGLQGQGVINFDMESTAFAALTSRAGVRSAVVSITIINRMEGDQVLASPESLSEWEKRPQELVARYIRKAMLGQDEDSDTDEQEDVPPCAGADIEN encoded by the exons ATGGCAGGAAATTGCAACACGAGTGCAGGGGCAGGACCCTGCGAGTTGAATCGCGATGTTTGCCAGTTGAAGG AGTTGGTGAGGTCACAGGGTAAGCAGCTTGGGCGGCTGGTCAGGCACATGAAGATGGGATGCAAAAAGCCGCCAAGAGAGAGCACTTTAAAGGGCCTCAATCCCTGCCTGAGATGCCTCCAGCCCGACGTTCTCTATCATCTGGGCATGGACACGGGCACAATGAACTTTCCCAAGATCTTTGGCGATGTGCGG TTTGTTTGCATGGGTGGCACACCCGAACGTATGGAAAGGTTCGCCCATATGATTATGAAGGAGCTCGGTCTGAAGCTGCACCCGGCCACAAAACTTAGGAATATGGCCGAGGATGGTCACCGCTTTGCGCTCTACAAAGTGGGCCCAGTGCTGTGTGCCAGTCATGGCATGGGATGTCCTTCGATTTCCATACTGCTGCATGAGCTCCTTAAGATGATGCACCATGCCAAGTGTCAGGATCCCGTCTTTATCAGAATTGGCACCTGCGGTGGCATCGGCATAGAGCCCGGAACCGTGGCCATCACATCGGAGGCACTGGACGGCATGCTCCATCCCTATCATGAGACAATCGTTCAGGGCAAAGTCGTGCAGCATTGCAGCAAGCTAGACCAGTGCTTGACCCAAGAGCTCCTTTCACTGGCCAATCCTTGCGAGGATGAGTTTGACACAGTTGTTGGCAAGACCGTCTGCACCAACGACTTCTACGAGGGCCAGACGCGACTCGATGGCGCCTTTTGCGACTACACGAATCCCTCGAAGAACGCCTATCTACAGGGGCTCCAGGGCCAAGGAGTGATCAACTTCGATATGGAGAGCACCGCCTTCGCCGCTCTCACAAGCAGAGCAGGTGTACGATCTGCCGTCGTATCCATTACCATCATCAATCGTATGGAAGGTGATCAG GTACTTGCCTCTCCGGAAAGCCTAAGTGAGTGGGAGAAGCGACCCCAAGAGCTCGTGGCGCGATACATCCGCAAAGCAATGCTCGGCCAGGATGAAGATAGCGACACCGATGAGCAAGAGGATGTTCCTCCTTGCGCGGGTGCAGATATAGAGAACTGA
- the LOC117898034 gene encoding uncharacterized protein LOC117898034 isoform X2 encodes MSNAANKRKWLPAEEDTFIRIWSENLDLYRSGKKQMEVCRLLEDEFRYEGIEINALGIKTKMDSFKRKFFNIAKGDEKLQTRKWRHYKTLDTIFGSQLKELEDSGDSNGPVAKQSKKSRSSKTNNSDQPFNLVYVDELNGLLLDEEDCTPPSSSTSEIYQEPPVKKKKRSAVEQEPPAKQQKSSNAANFKQSGGNSKPRSLYTKAGKLRQPKRPRRNWTIEEEVTFIEVWKNYVGDLLGEGKKKADIYRAMKKELQSHGVGLDKIASDFKAKVESLKRVFKSEHETYGAKSEWIHYAKLVDVVGPLNGILIETHNDSSSSSDDWFRNETKPESPSQFPDPLEEQQEQEANESDGSFCWVLDNSTEEAAPSNQFLDPTLQDVEYSPVQSSQISELNDADDIDSDNPKDYVPDFEETEETPQELDDSPSSQKQKSVEQFTHFVAKELLVLNDDLLLEAKRCIYDVLCKMEHKRLQLNKKT; translated from the exons GTATCTGGTCCGAGAATTTGGATCTGTACCGGAGCGGCAAGAAACAAATGGAAGTTTGCAGACTGCTGGAGGACGAATTCCGATATGAAGGCATTGAAATAAATGCTTTGGGAATTAAAACGAAAATGGACTCCTTTAAGCGCAAGTTTTTCAA CATTGCAAAAGGCGACGAAAAGTTGCAAACGCGCAAATGGCGGCACTACAAAACTCTGGACACAATATTCGGATCACAGTTGAAGGAGTTGGAAGATAGCGGTGACTCCAACGGTCCCGTTGCCAAGCAGTCAAAGAAATCCAGatcaagcaaaacaaataactCCGATCAACCGTTCAACCTGGTTTATGTAGACGAGTTGAACGGGTTGCTGTTGGACGAGGAAGACTGCACACCTCCCAGCAGTTCAACGAGCGAGATCTACCAGGAGCCACCggtaaaaaagaaaaaaagaagcgcgGTCGAGCAGGAGCCACCAGCCAAACAGCAGAAATCCAGCAATGCTGCCAATTTCAAGCAGAGTGGCGGAAATTCAAAGCCGCGCTCACTATATACCAAAGCAGGAAAACTCAGACAACCCAAGCGTCCTCGCAGGAATTGGACCATTGAAGAGGAAGTCACATTCATCGAGGTGTGGAAGAACTATGTGGGGGATTTGCTGGGAGAAGGAAAGAAGAAGGCGGATATCTACCGAGCTATGAAAAAGGAGCTGCAATCACATGGTGTGGGTTTGGACAAGATAGCCTCGGACTTTAAGGCAAAAGTGGAGTCTTTGAAGCGTGTATTCAA ATCTGAACATGAGACCTATGGAGCCAAATCGGAATGGATTCACTATGCAAAGCTGGTTGATGTTGTCGGTCCTTTGAATGGCATACTTATTGAAACGCATAacgatagcagcagcagttccgaCGACTGGTTCCGCAATGAAACAAAGCCTGAATCTCCCAGTCAGTTTCCAGATCCTTTGGAagaacagcaagagcaagaggcCAACGAATCTGATGGCTCCTTCTGCTGGGTCCTTGATAACTCaacagaagaggcag CGCCTTCAAATCAGTTCCTAGATCCCACGCTGCAAGATGTTGAATATTCTCCAGTTCAGAGTTCACAAATTAGTGAACTTAATGACGCTGATGATATTGATTCAGACAACCCTAAAGACTACGTGCCGGATTTCGAAGAGACAGAGGAGACTCCCCAGGAGCTAGACGACAGTCCCTCGAGCCAGAAGCAAAAATCAGTAGAGCAATTTACTCATTTCGTAGCAAAAGAGTTGCTAGTCTTGAAtgacgatctgcttctagaGGCCAAACGATGCATCTACGATGTTCTTTGTAAAATGGAACACAAGCGATTGCAGCTAAATAAGAAAacgtaa
- the LOC117896903 gene encoding uridine phosphorylase 1 isoform X2: protein MSLLLTGISNSLSDEELDEYSDGTVKLRNSNIELMDQDILYHLALGSESHDLQEMFGDVKFVCMGGTPKRMENFAHFIMDEIGYKLPAGTQLQDISAYSYRYSMYKVGPVLCVSHGMGTPSVSILMHEMIKLMYHAKCIDPIFIRIGTCGGIGVEGGTVIITEDALDGQLRNSHEFTILGETVHRPAKLDKKLARELKSLHSADDPYDTIIGKTQCTNDFYEGQGRLDGAFCEFTENDKMAYLEKLRDHGVVNIEMESTIFAALTHHAGIKAAVVCVALLNRLNGDQVNAPKEVMHEWQQRPQILVSRYIRKVLTRDGQLKNLFGHQGSIKSPRRFKLVQQESQAHE from the exons atgtcgctgctgctcaCCGGCATCAGCAATTCCCTCTCCGACGAGGAATTGGATGA ATACTCTGATGGAACTGTCAAGTTGCGCAACTCGAATATTGAGCTGATGGACCAGGATATTCTCTACCATCTGGCCTTGGGCAGTGAGAGCCATGATCTGCAGGAGATGTTTGGCGATGTTAAG TTCGTTTGCATGGGCGGAACACCAAAGCGCATGGAGAACTTTGCACACTTCATTATGGACGAGATAGGCTACAAGCTGCCCGCTGGCACCCAGCTGCAGGACATCAGCGCCTACTCGTATCGCTACTCGATGTACAAAGTTGGTCCGGTGCTTTGCGTCAGTCACGGCATGGGAACGCCCTCGGTCAGCATTCTGATGCACGAGATGATCAAGCTGATGTACCATGCCAAGTGCATTGATCCGATCTTCATACGCATCGGCACCTGTGGCGGCATCGGCGTCGAGGGCGGCACTGTCATCATCACCGAGGATGCCCTCGATGGTCAGCTGAGGAATTCCCATGAATTT ACCATTCTGGGCGAGACCGTGCACCGGCCGGCAAAGTTGGACAAGAAGCTGGCCCGTGAGCTGAAATCCCTGCACAGTGCCGACGATCCCTATGACACCATCATCGGCAAGACCCAGTGCACAAATGATTTCTACGAGGGCCAGGGCCGTCTGGATGGCGCCTTCTGCGAGTTCACCGAGAACGACAAGATGGCCTATctggagaagctgcgcgaCCACGGCGTGGTCAACATCGAAATGGAGAGCACCATCTTCGCAGCCCTGACCCACCATGCCGGCATCAAGGCAGCCGTCGTCTGTGTGGCACTGTTGAATCGTCTGAATGGCGATCAGGTCAACGCCCCCAAGGAGGTCATGCACGAGTGGCAGCAG CGCCCCCAGATACTGGTGTCACGCTACATACGCAAGGTGCTGACCCGCGATGGCCAGCTGAAGAATTTGTTCGGCCATCAGGGATCGATAAAGTCGCCTCGTCGCTTCAAGCTCGTGCAGCAGGAGTCCCAGGCCCACGAGTAG
- the LOC117897548 gene encoding tetraspanin-31-A, whose translation MCGGFTCSKNALIALNILYVMIGFLLIGVGVYARAASIVTNLPIVGGILACGVILICISMLGLAGAVKHHQVMLFFYMIILFMLFLIQFSIASSCLAVNAEQQQQFAEQGWMTVPPELRQQVQESLDCCGFNATSSINLPTTPLAPTDEPSCELVNRKCCEQSNDVDCHCPACGPMLEDKIDYAFKLCGGLGIFFSFTEVLAVFLARRYRNQHDPCYLPARAVFPHNYLY comes from the exons ATGTGTGGAGGATTTACCTGCTCGAAGAACGCGCTCATAGCGCTCAACATTTTATATGTG ATGATTGGTTTCCTGCTGATTGGCGTGGGGGTCTATGCGCGGGCCGCCTCCATTGTCACCAATCTGCCCATTGTGGGCGGCATCCTGGCCTGCGGCGTCATCCTCATCTGCATCTCCATGCTGGGCCTCGCCGGCGCTGTGAAGCACCATCAAGTGATGCTCTTCTTT TACATGATCATCCTGTTTATGCTCTTCCTCATCCAGTTCTCCATTGCCAGCTCTTGCCTGGCTGTCaatgccgagcagcagcagcagtttgccGAGCAGGGATGGATGACAGTGCCCCCAGAGTTGCGGCAACAGGTGCAGGAGAGCCTCGACTGCTGCGGCTTCaatgccaccagcagcatcaaccTTCCGACCACTCCCCTGGCTCCGACAGATGAACCCTCCTGCGAGCTGGTCAATCGAAAGTGCTGCGAACAGTCGAACGATGTGGATTGCCATTGCCCGGCCTGTGGTCCCATGCTGGAGGACAAGATCGACTATGCCTTCAAGCTGTGCGGCGGTCTGGGCATCTTCTTCAGCTTCACCGAG GTCTTGGCCGTTTTCTTGGCGCGTCGCTATCGCAATCAACATGATCCCTGCTATCTGCCTGCCCGTGCCGTCTTTCCCCACAACTATCTGTACTGA
- the LOC117898034 gene encoding uncharacterized protein LOC117898034 isoform X1, with protein sequence MSNAANKRKWLPAEEDTFIRIWSENLDLYRSGKKQMEVCRLLEDEFRYEGIEINALGIKTKMDSFKRKFFNIAKGDEKLQTRKWRHYKTLDTIFGSQLKELEDSGDSNGPVAKQSKKSRSSKTNNSDQPFNLVYVDELNGLLLDEEDCTPPSSSTSEIYQEPPVKKKKRSAVEQEPPAKQQKSSNAANFKQSGGNSKPRSLYTKAGKLRQPKRPRRNWTIEEEVTFIEVWKNYVGDLLGEGKKKADIYRAMKKELQSHGVGLDKIASDFKAKVESLKRVFKSEHETYGAKSEWIHYAKLVDVVGPLNGILIETHNDSSSSSDDWFRNETKPESPSQFPDPLEEQQEQEANESDGSFCWVLDNSTEEAAEPPSSHPEPPSDSPSNQFLDPTLQDVEYSPVQSSQISELNDADDIDSDNPKDYVPDFEETEETPQELDDSPSSQKQKSVEQFTHFVAKELLVLNDDLLLEAKRCIYDVLCKMEHKRLQLNKKT encoded by the exons GTATCTGGTCCGAGAATTTGGATCTGTACCGGAGCGGCAAGAAACAAATGGAAGTTTGCAGACTGCTGGAGGACGAATTCCGATATGAAGGCATTGAAATAAATGCTTTGGGAATTAAAACGAAAATGGACTCCTTTAAGCGCAAGTTTTTCAA CATTGCAAAAGGCGACGAAAAGTTGCAAACGCGCAAATGGCGGCACTACAAAACTCTGGACACAATATTCGGATCACAGTTGAAGGAGTTGGAAGATAGCGGTGACTCCAACGGTCCCGTTGCCAAGCAGTCAAAGAAATCCAGatcaagcaaaacaaataactCCGATCAACCGTTCAACCTGGTTTATGTAGACGAGTTGAACGGGTTGCTGTTGGACGAGGAAGACTGCACACCTCCCAGCAGTTCAACGAGCGAGATCTACCAGGAGCCACCggtaaaaaagaaaaaaagaagcgcgGTCGAGCAGGAGCCACCAGCCAAACAGCAGAAATCCAGCAATGCTGCCAATTTCAAGCAGAGTGGCGGAAATTCAAAGCCGCGCTCACTATATACCAAAGCAGGAAAACTCAGACAACCCAAGCGTCCTCGCAGGAATTGGACCATTGAAGAGGAAGTCACATTCATCGAGGTGTGGAAGAACTATGTGGGGGATTTGCTGGGAGAAGGAAAGAAGAAGGCGGATATCTACCGAGCTATGAAAAAGGAGCTGCAATCACATGGTGTGGGTTTGGACAAGATAGCCTCGGACTTTAAGGCAAAAGTGGAGTCTTTGAAGCGTGTATTCAA ATCTGAACATGAGACCTATGGAGCCAAATCGGAATGGATTCACTATGCAAAGCTGGTTGATGTTGTCGGTCCTTTGAATGGCATACTTATTGAAACGCATAacgatagcagcagcagttccgaCGACTGGTTCCGCAATGAAACAAAGCCTGAATCTCCCAGTCAGTTTCCAGATCCTTTGGAagaacagcaagagcaagaggcCAACGAATCTGATGGCTCCTTCTGCTGGGTCCTTGATAACTCaacagaagaggcagcagagcCACCTTCTAGTCATCCAGAGCCCCCAAGTGATTCGCCTTCAAATCAGTTCCTAGATCCCACGCTGCAAGATGTTGAATATTCTCCAGTTCAGAGTTCACAAATTAGTGAACTTAATGACGCTGATGATATTGATTCAGACAACCCTAAAGACTACGTGCCGGATTTCGAAGAGACAGAGGAGACTCCCCAGGAGCTAGACGACAGTCCCTCGAGCCAGAAGCAAAAATCAGTAGAGCAATTTACTCATTTCGTAGCAAAAGAGTTGCTAGTCTTGAAtgacgatctgcttctagaGGCCAAACGATGCATCTACGATGTTCTTTGTAAAATGGAACACAAGCGATTGCAGCTAAATAAGAAAacgtaa
- the LOC117896904 gene encoding uridine phosphorylase 1: MSQSIQLKNPHLEGMPSDYLYHLAINVPDTKNTSDIQKQFGDVRVICTGGTATRMLELAKYLGKLLGVQDTSEPVDLCAKGHRYALYKVGPVICVSHGVGSSTFSVVLHELLKLVHYAKCQDPIFLRIGTCGGIGVTPGTVVVTKDAFNGLLRNEHEIAILGERVVRPAQFPESVIKDILAYGGRADDGFQIISANTMGTDCFYEGQGRTDGAICEYTAEDKMKFLHKCHDLGIRNIEMEASFFASVTQKIGVKAGDICVTLLNRLDGDQVNAEKKEEFEHRPFLVVGRYIQQLLKK; the protein is encoded by the exons ATGTCTCAAAG CATCCAATTGAAGAatccccatctggaaggaatgcCATCCGATTATCTGTACCATCTGGCCATCAATGTGCCCGACACCAAGAACACGAGCGACATTCAGAAGCAGTTTGGAGATGTCAGG GTGATCTGCACGGGTGGCACCGCAACACGTATGCTGGAACTGGCCAAATATCTGGGCAAGCTGTTGGGTGTGCAGGACACCAGCGAGCCTGTGGATTTGTGCGCCAAGGGACATCGCTACGCGCTCTACAAGGTGGGCCCAGTGATTTGTGTCAGCCATGGTGTCGGCTCCTCCACTTTCAGCGTGGTGCTGCAcgagctgctgaagctggTCCACTACGCCAAGTGCCAGGATCCGATATTCCTAAGGATCGGCACCTGCGGCGGCATCGGTGTGACCCCCGGCACGGTTGTCGTAACGAAGGATGCCTTCAACGGCTTGCTCCGCAACGAACACGAGATT GCAATTCTCGGAGAGCGTGTGGTGCGCCCCGCCCAGTTCCCAGAGAGTGTGATCAAGGATATTCTGGCATATGGTGGCAGGGCCGATGATGGTTTCCAAATCATAAGTGCCAATACCATGGGCACAGACTGCTTCTACGAGG GTCAGGGTCGTACTGATGGTGCCATATGCGAGTACACGGCTGAGGACAAGATGAAATTCTTGCACAAGTGTCATGACCTGGGCATACGCAACATCGAAATGGAGGCCAGCTTCTTTGCCTCCGTCACCCAGAAGATTGGCGTGAAGGCTGGCGACATCTGTGTGACGCTACTCAACCGTCTGGATGGCGATCAG GTTAACGCCGAGAAGAAGGAAGAGTTTGAGCATCGCCCATTCCTCGTTGTGGGTCGCTACATTCAGCAACTCTTGAAGAAATAA
- the LOC117896901 gene encoding sperm-associated antigen 1, which translates to MEERKTLLEKYNIPLSHLDFSYVETCKNAREMEKIVQILRSGEEGHFPDLQRCSEEKLKELKPGSKLFRFEEPIKKSDILDKQELKPVLDWTHDIKSKDNALNELKHDMACLGLDVAPMRKPAKIDADMPSTKKQSKPKPAAPAMPPKTTEKRIRSTDYNKWDKYDPDEEILRMELSEERTKEQEELNNRADPKPTPTSEEILKSEKEALHERLQQQLKKLSQVEKEQFAEKHRLRGNEYFKSKEYESAIEEYNCAIIYDPENAARAYNNRAVSHMKVKNYLAAISDCKTCLQMEPENLKARLRLADASYAQGFRRESLHLYQRVLELQPDNAAALKALELLKKQLGELAPTHATRLMIEELKPDASDKPKEMPKEVTTPEAKTVPVAKPPPVKEYDLAELVKPNRVVKSKLVTAAEALGNKFKAPPAAAPKKQTQPQPLTGEASTLPAMLRMPQDNIKSSNKLLIQEI; encoded by the exons atggaagaGCGAAAGACTTTGTTGGAGAAATATAATATACCCTTGAGCCATCTGGACTTTAG TTATGTGGAAACGTGTAAAAATGCAcgtgaaatggaaaaaattgtgcaaatccTACGATCTGGGGAGGAGGGACATTTCCCGGATCTGCAGCGTTGCTCCGAGGAGAAACTCAAGGAGCTGAAGCCTGGTAGTAAGCTGTTCCGCTTTGAGGAGCCGATAAAGAAAAGCGATATCCTTGATAAACAGGAACTCAAGCCCGTTCTG GACTGGACACATGACATCAAGTCGAAGGACAATGCTTTGAACGAACTAAAACATGACATGGCATGCTTGGGCTTAGATGTGGCGCCCATGCGGAAACCAGCCAAAATAGACGCGGATATGCCAAGCaccaaaaaacaatcaaagccaaagcctgcAGCACCTGCAATGCCCCCAAAGACTACGGAAAAGCGTATCCGTTCCACAGACTACAACAAATGGGACAAGTACGATCCCGATGAGGAAATACTGCGCATGGAATTGTCGGAGGAGCGAACcaaagagcaggaggagctaaACAATCGAGCCGACCCCAAGCCCACTCCGACATCAGAAGAAAtattgaaaagtgaaaaggaaGCACTCCATGAAcgcctccagcagcaactAAAGAAACTTAGCCAGGTGGAAAAAGAACAATTTGCTGAGAA GCATCGTTTGCGTGGCAACGAATACTTCAAGTCGAAGGAGTATGAGAGTGCCATAGAGGAATACAATTGTGCCATTATATACGATCCTGAAAATGCAGCTCGGGCATACAACAATCGCGCGGTGTCAC ACATGAAAGTTAAGAACTATCTGGCTGCTATATCGGACTGCAAGACATGCCTGCAAATGGAGCCGGAGAATTTGAAGGCTCGTCTTCGCCTGGCCGATGCCAGCTATGCCCAAGGATTTCGCCGCGAG TCGCTTCATCTCTACCAGCGCGTTCTAGAGCTGCAGCCGGATAATGCGGCTGCCTTAAAGGCTCTGGAACTGCTAAAAAAACAGCTAGGAGAGCTGGCTCCAACTCATGCCACTCGTTTGATGATTGAGGAACTGAAGCCAGATGCCTCGGATAAGCCTAAAGAAATGCCCAAGGAAGTGACTACTCCAGAGGCGAAGACAGTTCCAGTGGCGAAGCCACCTCCTGTCAAAGAATATGATCTGGCCGAGCTGGTGAAACCGAATCGTGTGGTCAAAAGCAAACTGGTTACTGCAGCCGAGGCTTTGGGCAATAAATTCAAGGCTCCCCCTGCCGCCGCACCCAAGAAGCAGACACAGCCTCAGCCACTTACTGGCGAAGCCTCCACACTGCCAGCAATGCTCCGCATGCCCCAGGACAACatcaagagcagcaacaagctgCTAATACAGGAGATATAA
- the LOC117896992 gene encoding probable proteasome subunit beta type-2, producing the protein MDTILAIKGKDFVLLSANIGTGKGLLMLDQDKSKIERISDYSMIAAAGEGGDPQRFVNFIAGHSELQRVQHNGLDMPVNSIAHFAAKQICESVMENLNYKVSALIAGWGPLMGPQLHQIDEFGGLMSVPHSGQGVGLALFNSIFQKYYSPDIDEPTAYKVLKKCVAAAHERLAVNMRNFEVFAVKENGITKLNTIDADSLKTAPH; encoded by the exons ATGGATACGATTTTGGCAATAAAGGGTAAGGACTTTGTCCTACTCTCCGCTAACATAGGGACAGGCAAAGGCCTCTTAATGTTGGATCAGG ACAAATCAAAGATAGAACGCATCAGTGACTATTCCATgattgctgccgctggcgaAGGAGGAGACCCGCAACGTTTTGTTAACTTTATCGCGGGGCATTCGGAATTGCAAAGAGTGCAACATAATGGATTGGATATGCCCGTGAACAGCATTGCTCACTTTGCCGCAAAACAGATATGTGAAAGTGTGATGGAAAATCTGAATTATAAGGTCTCCGCACTGATTGCTGGCTGGGGTCCGCTGATGGGTCCGCAACTGCATCAAATCGACGAGTTCGGGGGCTTAATGTCCGTTCCACATAGTGGCCAAGGCGTCGGGTTGGCCTTATTTAACTCCATATTCCAAAAATACTATTCGCCAGACATTGATGAACCCACAGCCTACAAAGTGCTGAAGAAATGCGTGGCAGCAGCCCATGAGCGTCTCGCTGTCAATATGCGCAACTTTGAGGTGTTTGCTGTGAAGGAAAATGGCATCACCAAGCTGAACACCATCGATGCTGACTCTTTGAAGACGGCGCCCCATTGA
- the LOC117896903 gene encoding uridine phosphorylase 1 isoform X1, which produces MPPTITANKSHDFKAHYDLAHMQDGETDDAYVQRITRYSDGTVKLRNSNIELMDQDILYHLALGSESHDLQEMFGDVKFVCMGGTPKRMENFAHFIMDEIGYKLPAGTQLQDISAYSYRYSMYKVGPVLCVSHGMGTPSVSILMHEMIKLMYHAKCIDPIFIRIGTCGGIGVEGGTVIITEDALDGQLRNSHEFTILGETVHRPAKLDKKLARELKSLHSADDPYDTIIGKTQCTNDFYEGQGRLDGAFCEFTENDKMAYLEKLRDHGVVNIEMESTIFAALTHHAGIKAAVVCVALLNRLNGDQVNAPKEVMHEWQQRPQILVSRYIRKVLTRDGQLKNLFGHQGSIKSPRRFKLVQQESQAHE; this is translated from the exons ATGCCACCCACAATAACAGCCAATAAGTCGCATGACTTCAAGGCGCACTACGATCTCGCCCACATGCAGGATGGCGAGACAGACGATGCCTATGTGCAGAGAATAACGCG ATACTCTGATGGAACTGTCAAGTTGCGCAACTCGAATATTGAGCTGATGGACCAGGATATTCTCTACCATCTGGCCTTGGGCAGTGAGAGCCATGATCTGCAGGAGATGTTTGGCGATGTTAAG TTCGTTTGCATGGGCGGAACACCAAAGCGCATGGAGAACTTTGCACACTTCATTATGGACGAGATAGGCTACAAGCTGCCCGCTGGCACCCAGCTGCAGGACATCAGCGCCTACTCGTATCGCTACTCGATGTACAAAGTTGGTCCGGTGCTTTGCGTCAGTCACGGCATGGGAACGCCCTCGGTCAGCATTCTGATGCACGAGATGATCAAGCTGATGTACCATGCCAAGTGCATTGATCCGATCTTCATACGCATCGGCACCTGTGGCGGCATCGGCGTCGAGGGCGGCACTGTCATCATCACCGAGGATGCCCTCGATGGTCAGCTGAGGAATTCCCATGAATTT ACCATTCTGGGCGAGACCGTGCACCGGCCGGCAAAGTTGGACAAGAAGCTGGCCCGTGAGCTGAAATCCCTGCACAGTGCCGACGATCCCTATGACACCATCATCGGCAAGACCCAGTGCACAAATGATTTCTACGAGGGCCAGGGCCGTCTGGATGGCGCCTTCTGCGAGTTCACCGAGAACGACAAGATGGCCTATctggagaagctgcgcgaCCACGGCGTGGTCAACATCGAAATGGAGAGCACCATCTTCGCAGCCCTGACCCACCATGCCGGCATCAAGGCAGCCGTCGTCTGTGTGGCACTGTTGAATCGTCTGAATGGCGATCAGGTCAACGCCCCCAAGGAGGTCATGCACGAGTGGCAGCAG CGCCCCCAGATACTGGTGTCACGCTACATACGCAAGGTGCTGACCCGCGATGGCCAGCTGAAGAATTTGTTCGGCCATCAGGGATCGATAAAGTCGCCTCGTCGCTTCAAGCTCGTGCAGCAGGAGTCCCAGGCCCACGAGTAG